One Lacticaseibacillus rhamnosus genomic window carries:
- a CDS encoding family 4 glycosyl hydrolase, whose amino-acid sequence MKNIITIAGSGSGYTPGILLTALSYKDEFPIKEIRLYDIDEERNEQMRIIMDYLLHRENVDVELIATSDPQVAFYGCNFVFSQIRAGGMKMREMDEKIPLKLGLVGQETCGLGGFAYGMRSMKSFVELVGFIQEYAPDAWILNYTNPESIIAETVRRRFPKAKIINACDMTIGIEELLENSFGYDRQNFISTYYGLNHFGWYREIYDVQRGKDIMPEIIEKIITQGFKTSDLDPSWAKTYQLMAEMQQDFPQYLPNNYLEYYLYPNKIVEEANPDYTRANEIMDGRLKQITDTVSKIKEKRDLETINYQSGVHGQYIVRMAISILHSRNDRFMLIVPNRGAIPNVREDAVVEVPCYVNAKGVEPISLRDPIPDFHKGLMEAQVAAEKLLVDAFFEHSYQKAFQAFTLNQTVPNATVAKQALDEMIKANGDQWVELKGGPTYASVNY is encoded by the coding sequence ATGAAGAATATCATTACGATTGCTGGTTCAGGAAGCGGGTACACTCCGGGAATTCTGCTAACTGCCTTGAGCTATAAGGATGAATTCCCAATTAAGGAAATTCGCCTGTATGACATTGATGAAGAACGTAATGAACAAATGCGAATTATCATGGATTACCTGTTACACCGAGAAAACGTGGATGTCGAACTGATTGCGACTTCAGATCCGCAAGTTGCTTTTTACGGCTGCAACTTTGTCTTCTCTCAGATTCGAGCTGGTGGCATGAAAATGCGCGAAATGGATGAAAAAATCCCACTCAAGCTTGGGTTAGTCGGCCAAGAAACCTGCGGACTCGGCGGCTTTGCCTATGGGATGCGTTCCATGAAAAGTTTTGTTGAACTAGTCGGATTCATCCAAGAGTATGCACCTGATGCATGGATCTTAAATTACACCAACCCCGAATCAATTATCGCTGAAACGGTGCGCCGGCGTTTTCCAAAAGCAAAGATCATTAATGCTTGTGATATGACCATTGGCATTGAAGAATTGCTTGAAAACTCGTTTGGCTATGATAGGCAAAACTTCATTTCGACCTATTATGGTTTAAACCATTTTGGTTGGTACCGCGAAATATACGATGTTCAACGCGGTAAAGATATCATGCCAGAAATCATTGAAAAGATTATCACGCAAGGGTTTAAAACTTCCGATCTTGATCCATCGTGGGCAAAAACGTACCAGCTGATGGCTGAGATGCAACAAGACTTTCCTCAGTATCTGCCTAACAACTATCTTGAATACTACCTCTATCCCAACAAAATCGTAGAAGAAGCGAATCCCGATTACACGCGTGCAAATGAGATTATGGACGGCCGACTAAAGCAGATTACTGATACCGTTTCAAAAATCAAGGAAAAACGTGATCTAGAAACCATCAATTACCAAAGCGGCGTTCATGGTCAGTACATTGTCCGAATGGCAATTTCAATTCTGCATAGTCGCAATGATCGCTTCATGCTCATCGTTCCAAATAGAGGCGCGATTCCAAACGTGCGCGAAGATGCAGTTGTTGAAGTTCCTTGCTATGTCAATGCTAAGGGTGTCGAACCGATCTCGTTACGTGATCCGATTCCCGATTTTCACAAGGGTCTGATGGAAGCACAAGTTGCTGCAGAAAAATTACTCGTTGATGCCTTCTTTGAACATTCTTATCAAAAAGCCTTTCAAGCTTTCACCCTTAACCAAACAGTGCCAAATGCAACAGTCGCCAAACAAGCATTGGACGAAATGATTAAGGCAAATGGTGATCAATGGGTTGAACTAAAAGGAGGTCCGACCTATGCGTCTGTTAATTATTAA
- a CDS encoding MurR/RpiR family transcriptional regulator — translation MLRLFSSRIQQAKVTLTHNETELLRSLSAQAGVIPRATITELAQSVFSSPSTIHRLIRKLGFKGYTDFKVRVEDSLESELPLVLAQPNLLKITISSIEHTFRLNQGVIRDAARLFLAAERHYVYGTGWRQKQAVDNFSTDLLVYGESSITLRNKYDLGNAVKQMNEHSVLLFTSLSGNTDEYAATLQQAKLQKVSIISVTRDVSNPLSEISDVAIYFADDTNLQDNRHWPAITMSFSLEMLINEILNFQHE, via the coding sequence ATGTTACGTCTTTTTTCTTCGCGTATTCAGCAAGCAAAAGTTACACTGACTCATAATGAAACTGAACTACTGAGGTCGCTTAGTGCTCAGGCTGGCGTGATTCCTAGAGCGACTATTACGGAATTGGCACAGTCCGTTTTTAGTTCGCCATCAACCATACATCGACTAATTCGGAAACTCGGCTTCAAAGGTTACACAGACTTTAAAGTGCGTGTTGAAGACTCGCTTGAAAGTGAATTGCCCTTGGTTCTTGCGCAACCTAATTTGCTAAAGATCACTATAAGCTCAATCGAGCATACGTTCAGACTTAATCAAGGCGTGATTAGAGATGCCGCAAGGCTGTTTTTGGCAGCTGAGCGCCATTATGTCTATGGAACCGGCTGGCGACAAAAACAGGCCGTGGATAACTTCTCCACGGACCTGCTTGTTTATGGTGAAAGCAGCATTACATTACGCAATAAATACGATTTAGGTAATGCGGTCAAGCAAATGAATGAGCATAGTGTATTGCTGTTCACATCGCTCTCCGGTAATACGGATGAGTATGCCGCCACGCTTCAGCAAGCAAAGCTTCAAAAGGTATCAATCATTTCGGTCACCAGAGATGTTTCTAACCCCTTGAGTGAGATCAGCGATGTAGCCATTTACTTTGCGGATGACACCAATCTTCAAGATAATCGGCATTGGCCGGCAATAACGATGTCTTTTTCTTTAGAAATGTTAATAAATGAGATTTTAAATTTTCAACATGAATGA
- a CDS encoding PTS fructose transporter subunit IIA, whose amino-acid sequence MPMFTKDNMIMELHGDNQKEILEALAAKAYQLGAVKDAETLVADYLAREEESTTGFGNGVAIPHSKSDNNLKATIIFGRSKQAIEWQSLDGQPANTFISLIVPASEAGVHLQLLAKLSRQLVHPDFVDVLKKGSQDEVFDVIQKAIN is encoded by the coding sequence ATGCCGATGTTCACAAAAGATAATATGATCATGGAACTTCATGGAGATAATCAGAAAGAAATATTGGAAGCACTAGCAGCAAAGGCTTATCAACTTGGCGCTGTTAAAGATGCAGAGACATTGGTTGCGGATTACCTGGCGCGGGAAGAAGAGTCGACAACGGGATTTGGGAACGGTGTTGCAATTCCGCATTCAAAGTCGGACAACAACCTGAAAGCAACCATTATTTTTGGTAGAAGTAAACAAGCGATTGAGTGGCAATCTTTAGACGGGCAACCTGCAAATACCTTTATTAGTTTAATTGTGCCAGCGTCTGAAGCGGGTGTTCATTTGCAGCTGCTAGCAAAACTCAGTCGTCAGTTAGTTCATCCTGATTTTGTTGATGTGTTGAAGAAAGGCAGTCAAGATGAGGTCTTTGACGTAATCCAGAAGGCAATTAATTAG
- a CDS encoding PTS fructose-like transporter subunit IIBC, translated as MAKLKIVGVTNCPAGIAHTYMVAEAIEQKAKALGYEVHVETQGANGIENKLTPAEIAAADYVILALGKGMSDEDKARFNGKQVIELPVSEALKKINVIFDNLHDEAHLYTASKVQLGDRKQTTGIMSHLMAGVSAALPFVIGGGLLMALGSLMVQFGAPNVAPKAGQMASLAWVLNTVGGLGFTMMIPIMGAYIAYSIGDKPALAPAFLVTYLANTPDILGTQGGAGFLGAIVIGLSVGYFVKAFRKVKLGKTFQSTLGFLIIPFVTLLLFGLVTYYLLGPGMAWLMAALLSFLRSIPPEMKIAGGFLVGAMLAFDMGGPINKTAWFFGFSLLSSHVYTWYGIAGVVTVLPPMAAAIATWLRPGLFTKQERESSWPSMLVGMTVATEPAIPYALAAPVPMITANTLAGGIAGAVSMGLGVERLAPGLGVFDPLIGLSRPAWAYYIALAVGLILNVLFVIVFKSAWLKRQERKNGLVSLDDQPQSTVIAGDTNVSKPAAKGVQATKTLSPDAAKK; from the coding sequence ATGGCAAAGCTGAAGATAGTAGGTGTAACGAATTGTCCCGCTGGAATTGCTCACACTTACATGGTCGCCGAAGCAATTGAGCAAAAGGCAAAAGCGCTTGGCTATGAAGTACATGTTGAAACTCAAGGCGCTAATGGAATTGAAAATAAGCTTACACCAGCAGAAATTGCGGCTGCTGATTACGTTATCCTGGCCTTGGGGAAAGGTATGAGTGATGAAGACAAAGCTCGTTTTAATGGGAAGCAGGTTATCGAACTTCCTGTTTCTGAAGCATTGAAAAAGATCAATGTCATTTTTGATAATCTACACGATGAAGCGCATTTGTACACGGCATCTAAGGTTCAATTGGGCGATCGTAAACAAACAACTGGTATCATGAGCCACTTAATGGCCGGTGTTTCGGCAGCATTGCCGTTTGTTATTGGCGGTGGACTATTGATGGCACTTGGGAGCTTAATGGTCCAATTTGGTGCTCCTAATGTCGCACCTAAAGCCGGCCAAATGGCTTCCTTGGCTTGGGTTCTTAATACTGTTGGTGGTTTAGGCTTTACAATGATGATCCCAATTATGGGTGCTTATATTGCTTATTCAATTGGTGATAAACCTGCTTTGGCTCCTGCATTTCTGGTGACTTACCTTGCAAACACTCCAGATATCTTGGGAACTCAAGGCGGTGCCGGTTTCTTGGGTGCAATTGTTATTGGGCTGAGTGTTGGTTATTTTGTCAAAGCTTTCAGAAAAGTCAAATTAGGGAAGACATTCCAATCGACTTTGGGTTTTCTAATTATTCCGTTCGTGACGCTATTGCTCTTTGGCCTCGTGACCTATTATCTCTTGGGACCTGGTATGGCGTGGTTGATGGCTGCTTTGCTGAGCTTCCTGCGCAGTATTCCACCGGAAATGAAGATTGCTGGTGGGTTCTTAGTCGGCGCAATGTTGGCATTTGATATGGGTGGCCCGATTAACAAGACGGCTTGGTTCTTCGGGTTCTCCTTGTTGAGTTCTCATGTTTATACCTGGTATGGAATTGCGGGTGTTGTCACGGTGTTGCCTCCGATGGCTGCGGCGATTGCAACATGGTTACGGCCGGGTCTGTTCACCAAGCAAGAGCGTGAATCTAGCTGGCCTTCTATGCTTGTCGGAATGACCGTTGCAACGGAGCCTGCAATTCCATACGCTTTAGCAGCGCCAGTACCTATGATTACAGCAAATACACTTGCTGGCGGGATTGCCGGAGCTGTCTCAATGGGACTGGGCGTTGAAAGATTAGCACCGGGTCTGGGTGTTTTCGATCCGCTAATTGGATTATCACGACCTGCATGGGCTTATTACATTGCACTAGCGGTAGGCTTGATCTTGAACGTTCTGTTTGTGATTGTCTTCAAATCGGCATGGTTGAAACGGCAGGAACGTAAAAATGGGCTTGTGAGTTTGGATGATCAGCCACAAAGTACCGTTATTGCAGGCGACACAAATGTTTCAAAGCCAGCAGCAAAAGGTGTTCAGGCAACAAAGACATTGTCACCCGATGCTGCCAAGAAATAG
- a CDS encoding MalY/PatB family protein, translating to MTTYDFDHVIDRRGTFSTQWDYIADRFGRNDILPFSISDTDFPVPVEVQDALKERLTHPIYGYTRWNHATYKDSIVRWFERDGHTKINPDWIVYSPSVVFTIATLIRMKSDPGDGVAVFTPMYDAFYGTIEQNDRVLIPIRLAAADEGYVIDWDSLATVLAEKQTKIFLLTNPHNPTGYVFTKSELARIYNLCQAAHVFLISDDIHRDIVYPGHSYEPMTNVGTSDVALCCSGSKTFNTPGLIGSYAFLPDHDVRTQFLTELKQKNALSSVSIFGMLAQIAAYNGSEDYVEQLTAYTKNNMELVASYLEENLPELQFSLPDATYLAWINVSKLGLTSEELQHRLVNGGHVGIMAGKTYGDTRYLRMNIACPKKKLVMGLERLKKGIRG from the coding sequence TTGACAACTTATGACTTTGATCATGTTATCGATCGCCGGGGTACGTTTAGCACTCAATGGGATTATATTGCTGATAGGTTTGGCCGTAACGATATCCTGCCCTTTTCGATCTCGGATACAGATTTTCCAGTACCAGTTGAAGTGCAAGATGCGCTAAAAGAACGGTTAACACATCCAATTTATGGCTATACGCGGTGGAATCATGCTACTTACAAAGACAGTATTGTTCGCTGGTTCGAGCGTGATGGTCATACAAAGATAAACCCGGATTGGATTGTTTATAGCCCTAGCGTTGTTTTTACGATTGCTACGCTCATTCGAATGAAGAGCGATCCCGGGGACGGAGTGGCTGTGTTTACACCTATGTATGATGCCTTCTATGGTACGATTGAACAGAACGATCGAGTGTTGATCCCGATTCGATTAGCAGCTGCAGATGAAGGCTATGTGATTGATTGGGATAGTTTGGCAACGGTACTTGCTGAAAAGCAAACAAAAATATTTTTATTAACAAATCCGCATAATCCGACAGGATATGTTTTTACAAAATCGGAATTAGCGCGAATTTATAACTTGTGTCAGGCTGCCCATGTGTTTTTGATCTCTGATGATATTCATCGTGATATTGTTTATCCAGGTCATTCGTACGAACCAATGACAAATGTCGGCACAAGTGATGTTGCACTCTGCTGCTCAGGGTCAAAAACGTTTAACACACCAGGCCTGATTGGCTCATATGCTTTCTTACCCGATCATGATGTAAGGACACAATTTTTGACGGAATTAAAGCAGAAAAATGCTTTGTCTTCTGTAAGCATCTTTGGCATGTTGGCGCAAATTGCGGCTTATAACGGTTCAGAGGATTACGTGGAACAACTGACTGCCTATACAAAAAATAATATGGAGTTGGTTGCTAGTTATTTAGAGGAAAATTTGCCGGAATTGCAGTTTTCGTTACCGGATGCCACGTACTTAGCCTGGATAAATGTGTCTAAACTGGGATTAACATCAGAGGAACTTCAACATCGGTTAGTAAACGGCGGCCATGTTGGCATTATGGCGGGCAAAACTTATGGTGATACCAGATATCTAAGGATGAATATTGCCTGTCCAAAGAAGAAGTTAGTGATGGGGCTAGAACGTTTAAAGAAGGGAATTAGGGGATAA
- a CDS encoding putative frv operon regulatory protein: MLLLREIKVLRRLSQQDFSGGELAKQLKASRRTIVRDIAAINTELQSSGIGMITTQNKYHLTILNPGRLMALLDTSRDEANEILLRLCISETIPMADLIAETYLSRTQIMDYISELNADYADIFRISSRPGMGMTIKMKRLTRIDIAADCIFEYPQLLDKVAPGTDRLPQLTDYLSENICPYQTWVIDSQWRAQVLAAFICSPSSGTLTAARQSNQIDNFVKTREALLMGLGKSRDKIVQMFSEIADDFQLEAIGQSTFESLFTHFVRECAFPRPLSVLSDYDIAKLSAQNPVAFDYAHVVALDLFKISHQVWLDSDFLALYIVQAVNQREAKPVRILFLAPRMSLAQINATIIQQKLHNISLHMVRSLKEAETIFDQRHFDLAIANVRHDVVEHASISFVLTFSAVVTDQDIAALEQLVNGQYYRENIAAMLAPNHFVGQITGDKFLTVLQKGLQNFVRNDLLDRADAVKIIEREQAGNQLVLNHISIPHIVTNSVTDYRLFAIKPKEVITIDDQPIYLLVIVLVGTSQAEKNTIFSYLYQTLRRYVPADIEDVQDYQQVIKLLKGSV; the protein is encoded by the coding sequence ATGCTCTTACTCAGAGAAATCAAAGTCTTACGCCGCCTGTCCCAACAAGATTTCTCTGGGGGCGAGCTGGCTAAACAACTAAAGGCATCTCGTCGAACCATTGTCCGTGATATTGCCGCAATTAATACTGAGTTGCAGTCTTCAGGCATTGGGATGATTACAACCCAAAACAAGTACCATCTCACCATCCTTAATCCTGGTCGATTAATGGCTTTGTTAGATACAAGTCGCGATGAAGCTAATGAAATTCTCTTACGGTTGTGTATCTCCGAAACGATTCCAATGGCCGACTTGATTGCTGAGACTTATTTATCACGGACCCAAATCATGGATTACATCTCCGAGCTAAATGCGGATTACGCGGATATTTTTCGCATAAGTAGTCGCCCAGGAATGGGAATGACCATCAAGATGAAACGGTTAACGCGAATTGACATTGCTGCTGACTGTATCTTTGAATATCCACAATTGTTGGATAAAGTTGCACCGGGTACTGACCGCTTGCCGCAACTGACAGATTATTTAAGCGAGAATATTTGTCCTTACCAGACATGGGTAATCGACAGTCAGTGGCGTGCACAAGTGCTTGCAGCCTTTATTTGCTCACCGTCTTCGGGGACATTGACGGCAGCAAGACAGTCTAATCAAATCGATAATTTTGTAAAGACACGTGAAGCACTGTTAATGGGTTTAGGAAAGAGTCGGGACAAGATTGTTCAAATGTTTAGTGAGATTGCAGATGACTTCCAGTTAGAAGCGATTGGTCAATCAACTTTTGAGTCACTATTCACACATTTTGTTCGCGAGTGTGCTTTTCCTAGGCCACTGAGTGTTTTAAGTGACTATGATATTGCCAAGTTGTCTGCCCAGAACCCAGTAGCTTTTGATTATGCTCATGTTGTTGCACTCGATTTGTTTAAGATCAGTCATCAAGTTTGGCTGGATTCAGACTTTTTAGCCTTGTATATTGTCCAAGCAGTTAATCAAAGAGAGGCAAAACCCGTCAGGATCCTTTTTTTGGCACCGCGAATGTCCTTGGCTCAAATTAATGCGACAATTATCCAGCAAAAGCTGCATAATATTTCTTTGCATATGGTACGCAGCCTTAAGGAAGCCGAAACAATTTTCGACCAGCGCCACTTTGACTTAGCTATTGCAAATGTGCGCCATGATGTTGTTGAGCATGCCTCAATTAGTTTTGTGTTAACTTTTTCGGCAGTTGTTACTGATCAAGATATAGCTGCGCTTGAGCAGTTGGTCAATGGCCAATATTATCGAGAGAACATTGCAGCCATGCTTGCCCCCAATCATTTTGTTGGCCAAATTACAGGGGATAAGTTTCTAACAGTTTTACAGAAAGGACTTCAGAACTTTGTCAGAAATGATCTCTTAGATCGAGCGGATGCTGTAAAGATTATTGAACGTGAACAAGCTGGCAATCAGCTGGTCTTAAATCATATCTCGATCCCACATATTGTTACGAATAGCGTGACTGATTATCGCTTGTTTGCCATTAAACCAAAAGAGGTCATTACAATTGATGACCAACCAATATACTTGTTGGTTATTGTGTTGGTCGGAACATCTCAGGCTGAAAAGAATACAATCTTCAGCTATTTATATCAAACATTGCGAAGATACGTACCGGCTGATATTGAAGATGTTCAGGATTATCAGCAGGTGATTAAATTGCTGAAAGGTAGCGTGTAA
- a CDS encoding KpsF/GutQ family sugar-phosphate isomerase, producing MKENKLDLVHTYMQREIAAMQLIESQINDVQYCSVIDKIMHLTGRLVFMGVGKTGHIGVKLAATFASLGTPAIFVHATEAMHGDMGMITSEDLVILISNSGETKETLAPLPSLKRIGAATVAFTGQDDSHLAQACESVLTIPVTHEADDLGLAPTSSSTAALMVGDALACTISRLKGFTASDFALYHPGGALGQKLLKQGSLE from the coding sequence ATGAAAGAAAACAAGCTAGACTTGGTGCATACTTATATGCAGCGAGAAATTGCCGCAATGCAACTGATCGAATCTCAAATTAATGACGTGCAGTATTGTTCAGTGATCGATAAAATTATGCATTTAACTGGTCGATTAGTTTTCATGGGTGTCGGTAAGACTGGTCATATTGGCGTTAAACTTGCTGCCACATTTGCAAGTTTGGGAACGCCCGCTATTTTTGTTCATGCCACAGAGGCAATGCACGGTGACATGGGTATGATTACCTCGGAAGATTTAGTGATCCTTATTTCGAATAGCGGCGAAACCAAAGAAACACTTGCGCCGCTTCCCTCACTCAAACGTATCGGAGCCGCGACCGTTGCCTTTACAGGACAGGATGACTCCCACTTAGCCCAAGCTTGTGAAAGCGTCTTAACCATCCCAGTTACCCATGAGGCTGATGACTTGGGACTCGCACCTACAAGCAGTTCAACTGCTGCGCTAATGGTCGGTGATGCGCTTGCCTGCACAATCTCAAGGTTAAAAGGATTCACTGCTTCAGACTTTGCCTTATATCACCCAGGCGGCGCATTAGGTCAAAAGTTGCTTAAACAAGGAAGTCTCGAATAA
- a CDS encoding PTS sugar transporter subunit IIA: MIEDIITIPLIQLRVKTTDWRDAIKKSGRVLVENGDVTQNYVEEIIRSAEKFGPYFVIAPHVALAHAPRQAGARKLAMGITTLDPHIVFHNQANDPVRYVFTLSATDADTHLKAMQEFVQLLSMGDFYTTLDRAGSGQEIMAYIKSALAMNKE, encoded by the coding sequence ATGATTGAAGATATTATCACAATTCCGCTCATTCAGCTGAGAGTAAAAACGACTGACTGGCGTGATGCCATTAAAAAGTCCGGACGTGTTTTGGTTGAAAATGGTGATGTGACACAAAATTATGTTGAGGAAATTATCCGTTCGGCAGAGAAGTTTGGCCCGTATTTCGTCATTGCGCCGCATGTTGCATTAGCACATGCACCTCGTCAAGCGGGCGCAAGGAAATTAGCTATGGGCATAACCACACTGGATCCGCACATCGTTTTCCACAATCAGGCAAATGATCCTGTTCGATATGTGTTTACATTAAGCGCAACAGATGCTGACACACATCTTAAGGCGATGCAAGAATTTGTCCAATTACTTTCAATGGGCGACTTTTATACTACCCTTGATCGAGCAGGATCTGGTCAGGAAATTATGGCGTATATTAAATCAGCTTTGGCAATGAATAAGGAGTGA
- a CDS encoding PTS sugar transporter subunit IIB, with protein sequence MVKVLVACRAGVGSSLMLKIKLNEVISEHKWNLEVIHSSLDELSSFDGPIVVTLSDVAEELKEEGIHKEIVGIRNLLDKNEIYTKVSKALQDVGVN encoded by the coding sequence ATGGTTAAAGTATTAGTTGCATGTCGTGCAGGGGTTGGATCCAGCTTAATGTTAAAGATCAAGTTAAATGAGGTTATCTCTGAGCATAAGTGGAACTTAGAAGTTATTCATTCGTCACTGGATGAATTAAGTAGTTTTGACGGACCAATTGTTGTGACACTAAGTGATGTCGCAGAGGAATTAAAAGAAGAAGGGATCCATAAAGAAATTGTCGGTATCAGGAATCTACTAGATAAAAATGAAATTTATACAAAGGTCTCAAAAGCATTACAAGATGTTGGCGTTAATTAG
- a CDS encoding PTS ascorbate transporter subunit IIC → MKFLVSLLSTPAMLLAVVSMIGLISQRKNPTEVFTGTAKTAIGFLIFGIGATTMTGTLQNFNKLFTEGFHINGVIASPEAATALAQDKFGFAVSMTLIIGFIMNLVFARITPFKNVFFTGGHSLFFACVLALVMKANGFNNTWTIVVGGTILGFCSAALPQLCQPFMRKITGGDFQAIGHFNMFGYALSGLLGNFFKKHVDDTTENIKFPKALSFFKDFLMGFAFVMLILFYIAAIAAGKPAVMKISGGVDWLVFPLIQALTCTAGISVLMTGVRMFLAEITAAFNAFAEKFIPGSRPALDVPTIFPFAPTAVLVGFLSSYAAGLIGVGIMIAFHFDMVIIPAAHICFFSGGTAAIFGNSTGGWRGAVFGSFIVGLLLVFLPVLLYPAISSMGVSTAMFPNVDYNVVGSLLNSILGLFH, encoded by the coding sequence ATGAAGTTCTTAGTTAGTCTGCTTTCCACACCAGCAATGCTTTTGGCTGTTGTTTCGATGATAGGTTTAATTTCACAGCGGAAAAATCCAACCGAGGTTTTCACTGGTACTGCTAAAACAGCAATTGGTTTTTTAATCTTTGGAATTGGTGCCACTACGATGACTGGCACACTGCAAAATTTCAACAAGCTTTTTACAGAAGGGTTTCATATCAATGGGGTTATTGCTTCACCTGAAGCTGCGACTGCCCTTGCCCAAGACAAGTTTGGTTTTGCTGTGTCGATGACCTTGATTATTGGCTTCATCATGAACCTAGTGTTTGCCCGTATTACACCATTTAAAAACGTGTTTTTCACCGGTGGACATAGTCTCTTTTTTGCTTGTGTGCTTGCCTTGGTGATGAAGGCAAATGGGTTCAATAATACGTGGACAATTGTTGTTGGAGGGACGATATTAGGCTTTTGTTCTGCAGCTTTACCACAATTATGTCAGCCGTTTATGCGAAAAATTACCGGTGGAGACTTTCAAGCAATCGGACATTTTAACATGTTTGGTTATGCACTTTCCGGCTTGCTTGGCAACTTTTTTAAAAAACATGTTGATGATACAACAGAAAACATTAAGTTCCCTAAAGCGTTGTCTTTCTTCAAAGATTTTCTGATGGGCTTTGCTTTTGTAATGCTGATTTTATTCTATATTGCCGCGATTGCTGCTGGAAAACCAGCTGTCATGAAGATCTCTGGTGGCGTTGATTGGTTAGTCTTTCCGCTCATTCAGGCACTGACATGTACTGCTGGGATCTCGGTTTTGATGACTGGTGTTCGGATGTTTCTAGCTGAAATCACTGCCGCATTCAACGCTTTTGCGGAGAAATTTATTCCAGGATCGCGACCGGCACTTGATGTCCCAACGATTTTTCCGTTTGCACCAACTGCGGTTCTTGTAGGCTTCTTAAGCTCTTATGCAGCAGGACTGATTGGTGTTGGCATCATGATTGCCTTTCACTTCGATATGGTTATCATCCCGGCAGCACATATCTGTTTCTTCTCTGGCGGAACCGCTGCGATTTTTGGCAATTCTACAGGAGGATGGCGTGGGGCAGTTTTCGGCTCATTCATCGTTGGCCTGTTACTTGTTTTCTTACCGGTGTTACTATATCCTGCAATTTCAAGTATGGGTGTTTCAACGGCTATGTTCCCGAATGTTGATTATAACGTGGTAGGCTCCTTACTCAATAGCATTTTAGGCCTGTTTCATTAG
- a CDS encoding dihydrodipicolinate synthase family protein, with protein sequence MAPLSGILVAMVTPLDDDQEISFKRTDRLLDRLLTEEIAGIFILGTNGEAYVLAENEKLAFAEHVIDYVHGRTKVLVGTGLNGTAETIRFSQKIASLKPDAITLVAPSFVAPSQQELVDHFAAIIHAVDIPVLLYNMPAKTGINIEPASLKQLSKYKNLIGIKDSSGKWENFDGYLANRPERPFSVIMGSDGRILESFQHGGNAAIASTANLLTANNVALYHAFVNDNIEKAQKFQDRIQALRSVLHKATIPVSLKTALNIAGITVGPARLPAKMPREQDALYQEIGDVIKEYELQGII encoded by the coding sequence ATGGCACCTTTATCAGGTATCTTAGTTGCGATGGTAACACCTTTAGACGATGATCAGGAAATCAGCTTTAAAAGAACAGATCGGTTGTTGGATCGTTTATTAACTGAAGAGATTGCGGGCATTTTCATTTTAGGAACAAATGGTGAGGCTTACGTCTTAGCGGAGAATGAAAAGTTGGCATTTGCAGAACATGTTATCGACTATGTCCATGGTCGAACCAAAGTACTTGTAGGAACAGGTTTGAACGGAACAGCGGAAACCATTCGCTTCAGTCAAAAGATAGCATCTTTAAAACCAGACGCAATTACCTTGGTTGCTCCTTCATTTGTTGCTCCCTCGCAGCAGGAACTTGTTGATCATTTTGCTGCCATAATCCACGCGGTTGATATACCTGTTCTACTGTACAATATGCCAGCAAAAACGGGCATTAACATTGAGCCTGCCTCATTAAAACAGTTGTCAAAATATAAGAACTTAATCGGTATAAAAGATAGCTCGGGAAAGTGGGAGAATTTTGACGGTTATCTAGCCAATCGCCCCGAACGGCCATTCTCAGTTATTATGGGCTCTGACGGTCGCATTCTTGAAAGCTTTCAGCACGGCGGTAATGCGGCTATTGCAAGTACAGCCAATCTCCTGACGGCTAACAATGTAGCGTTGTATCACGCATTTGTTAATGACAATATTGAAAAAGCCCAGAAATTTCAGGATCGGATTCAGGCCCTTAGAAGTGTCTTGCATAAAGCGACGATACCCGTATCGCTTAAGACAGCACTCAATATTGCAGGTATTACGGTCGGACCAGCAAGACTGCCTGCAAAGATGCCACGAGAACAGGATGCGTTATACCAAGAGATTGGTGATGTGATCAAGGAATATGAACTTCAGGGCATTATTTAG